In Aegilops tauschii subsp. strangulata cultivar AL8/78 chromosome 3, Aet v6.0, whole genome shotgun sequence, one genomic interval encodes:
- the LOC109776951 gene encoding UDP-glycosyltransferase 83A1: MELSQRLVEQGIKVTFVNTQHNHDLILASLHLSKSQHGSSLGGVHMVSLPDGLADGEDRKDLALLTQSFSDAMPGELEKLIGRVYQSESESGAYRLTWIIADASMAWAFPVAKRLGLRAAAFNPLSVAMFATRIRIPELVRDGVVDEKGLPKRRGTFRLAPGMPPMRATELSWNCAGDPSGQPAILDFILRNNAATPLAEAVVTNSVQDLEPGAMALFPEVLTVGPLLSDSLDKPVASFWAEDATCAAWLDAQPAGSVVYVAFGSFAIFDRAQLVELAEALALTSRPFLWVVRPDSASEEWVEDLRRRAGPRGRVVGWCPQQRVLAHASTACFLSHCGWNSTLEGLVNGLPFLCWPYFTDQFLDRGYICDVWRTGLQVAGEMTTGTLVGREVIRGKVEELLGDGEIKARALALRDVARGAVADGGSSRRNLARFVDLVRGSVT, from the coding sequence ATGGAGCTGTCCCAGCGCCTCGTGGAGCAGGGCATCAAGGTCACCTTCGTCAACACGCAGCACAACCACGACCTCATCCTTGCCTCCCTCCACCTCTCCAAGTCCCAACATGGCAGCAGCCTCGGAGGGGTCCACATGGTGTCCCTACCAGACGGGCTCGCCGACGGCGAGGACCGCAAGGACCTCGCGCTGCTCACCCAGTCCTTCTCGGATGCCATGCCCGGCGAGCTGGAGAAGCTCATCGGGAGGGTCTACCAATCGGAATCCGAGTCCGGTGCGTACAGGCTGACGTGGATCATCGCCGACGCGAGCATGGCGTGGGCGTTTCCCGTGGCCAAGCGGCTCGGCCTCCGGGCCGCCGCCTTCAACCCGCTGTCGGTGGCCATGTTCGCCACGAGGATCCGCATCCCCGAGCTGGTAAGGGACGGGGTGGTGGACGAGAAAGGCCTGCCGAAGCGGCGCGGCACGTTCCGGCTGGCTCCGGGGATGCCGCCCATGCGCGCGACGGAGCTCTCGTGGAACTGCGCCGGCGACCCCAGTGGCCAGCCGGCCATACTGGACTTCATCCTCCGGAACAACGCGGCCACCCCACTAGCCGAGGCGGTCGTCACCAACTCCGTCCAAGACCTCGAGCCGGGAGCCATGGCGCTCTTCCCCGAAGTCCTCACCGTCGGCCCGCTCCTTTCTGACTCCTTGGACAAGCCGGTGGCGAGCTTCTGGGCCGAGGACGCCACCTGCGCGGCGTGGCTCGACGCGCAGCCCGCCGGCTCCGTCGTGTACGTGGCGTTCGGCAGCTTCGCCATCTTCGACCGGGCGCAGCTCGTGGAGCTGGCCGAGGCGCTGGCGCTGACCTCCCGGCCCTTCCTGTGGGTGGTGAGGCCGGACTCGGCGAGCGAGGAGTGGGTCGAGgacctccgccgccgcgccgggccGCGCGGCCGCGTCGTGGGCTGGTGCCCGCAGCAGCGGGTGCTGGCGCACGCATCGACGGCGTGCTTCCTGTCGCACTGCGGGTGGAACTCAACGCTGGAAGGGCTGGTGAATGGCCTGCCGTTCCTGTGCTGGCCCTACTTCACGGACCAGTTCCTCGACCGGGGCTACATCTGCGACGTGTGGCGGACGGGGCTGCAGGTGGCCGGCGAGATGACGACGGGGACGCTCGTGGGGAGAGAGGTGATACGGGGCAAGGTGGAGGAGCTGCTCGGCGACGGGGAGATCAAGGCCAGGGCGCTCGCGCTGAGGGACGTTGCTCGCGGCGCCGTCGCAGACGGCGGGTCGTCGCGCCGGAATCTCGCACGGTTCGTGGACCTCGTCCGAGGATCAGTGACCTAG